One segment of Solanum stenotomum isolate F172 chromosome 1, ASM1918654v1, whole genome shotgun sequence DNA contains the following:
- the LOC125853835 gene encoding uncharacterized protein LOC125853835, translating to MANKFPIFPIVEPQHFSDYGFDPQIHYFQILEEARKHRIRETARSSIDTLHFKLQKPISKDESSKKIKKNSSRKRWWKNALLFFKKTKSNNDKISGADDEVHHRRPTFRGSISGPVYITESRSGSNTPYRTTSRPSSGPLAGTLTPNRKGDLEIPYINLRELNMDQQQQHKISTSSPMPIYLVT from the exons ATGGCAAACAAATTCCCCATTTTCCCTATTGTTGAACCTCAACACTTCAGTGACTATGGCTTCGACCCTCAGATACATTATTTTCAG ATTTTGGAAGAAGCAAGAAAACACAGAATCAGAGAAACTGCGAGGTCATCCATAGATACACTTCATTTCAAGCTACAAAAACCCATCTCAAAAGACGAATCAtcgaagaagataaaaaaaaacagtagcCGTAAAAGATGGTGGAAAAATGCTCTGCTTTTCTTCAAAAAGACCAAATCCAACAATGACAAAATCTCCGGTGCCGACGATGAAGTTCATCACCGGCGACCTACTTTCCGGGGATCGATATCTGGGCCGGTATACATTACTGAGAGCAGAAGTGGGTCGAACACGCCTTACCGTACAACAAGTCGTCCGTCCTCCGGTCCGCTCGCCGGAACTTTGACTCCTAATCGGAAAGGTGATTTAGAGATCCCCTACATTAACCTCAGGGAGTTAAACATGGACCAGCAGCAGCAGCATAAGATCTCTACATCCTCACCTATGCCAATATATTTGGTCACGTGA